In Oscillatoria acuminata PCC 6304, a single window of DNA contains:
- a CDS encoding ATP-binding protein, which yields MKEPLGKPLTPQEITPCFPQRNYPITILLIDDRPLVGEVLRRTVESQKDIKFCYCSNPVRAIPMALECSPTVILLDLVMPEIDGLMLLRFLRANSKTREIPVLVLSSEEQVSLKAEAFAAGASDYLIKFPDPIELIARIRYHSKAYINFLKQQEAYKELQLMHESLEQRVDERTKELRQTVENLQNTQTQLIHAEKMSALGQLVAGIAHEINNPLQFIGGNITHARQYTEDLLALVELYQASNQDPSPEVKAFIREIDWEFIREDLPNLMSSLQVGVDRIQEISNDMRNFSRMDQGRRIQVNIHQGIESSLVILQHRLKANKIKVVKDYGDIPEIECCIGQLNQVFINLLGNAIDALEMANSSASEGSELSGRSPEVSLAPSIPTICIHTEVQNNSLVIEITDNGPGIPTEIQDRLFEPFFTTKPMGKGTGLGLSISYQIIVEKHQGLFSCRSTMEEGTEFKIVLPLDLDATAEGEEGHSESATIPLHQENRDLPPHTLEHWATA from the coding sequence ATGAAAGAACCACTAGGCAAACCTTTGACTCCCCAAGAAATTACCCCCTGTTTTCCACAAAGAAACTATCCGATTACAATTTTATTAATTGACGATCGCCCTTTAGTTGGAGAGGTTTTAAGGCGAACCGTTGAGTCTCAGAAAGATATTAAGTTTTGTTACTGTAGCAATCCAGTTCGGGCCATTCCGATGGCACTTGAATGTTCGCCCACCGTAATTTTACTGGATTTAGTCATGCCCGAAATTGATGGACTAATGTTACTCCGCTTTTTGAGGGCTAATTCTAAAACTCGGGAAATTCCGGTCCTGGTGCTCTCCAGCGAGGAACAAGTCAGTCTCAAAGCCGAAGCCTTTGCAGCAGGTGCCAGTGACTACTTAATCAAATTTCCGGATCCCATCGAGTTGATTGCCCGGATCCGCTATCACTCCAAGGCTTATATTAATTTTTTAAAACAGCAGGAAGCCTATAAGGAACTGCAGTTGATGCATGAAAGTTTAGAACAGCGAGTTGACGAACGCACGAAAGAACTCCGGCAAACGGTAGAAAACCTTCAGAATACCCAAACTCAACTGATTCATGCCGAAAAAATGTCGGCCCTCGGACAATTGGTGGCGGGGATTGCCCATGAAATCAATAATCCCCTCCAGTTTATTGGGGGTAATATTACTCATGCCCGCCAATATACTGAGGATTTATTAGCCTTGGTGGAACTTTACCAAGCGTCAAATCAGGACCCGAGTCCAGAGGTGAAAGCGTTTATTAGGGAGATAGATTGGGAGTTTATCCGTGAGGATTTACCAAATTTGATGTCGTCCTTGCAGGTGGGGGTCGATCGCATCCAAGAAATTTCTAACGATATGAGGAATTTCTCCCGGATGGATCAGGGGCGAAGAATCCAGGTGAATATTCATCAAGGGATTGAGAGTAGTTTAGTGATTTTACAGCATCGGCTAAAAGCGAATAAAATTAAAGTCGTCAAAGATTATGGGGACATCCCGGAAATAGAATGCTGTATTGGACAACTCAATCAAGTCTTTATTAACCTACTGGGCAATGCGATCGATGCATTGGAAATGGCGAATTCCTCGGCATCAGAAGGTTCTGAACTCTCGGGGCGATCGCCAGAGGTGAGTCTGGCCCCTAGTATCCCCACGATTTGTATTCATACCGAGGTCCAGAATAATTCCCTGGTCATTGAGATCACAGATAATGGTCCAGGGATTCCCACCGAGATCCAGGACCGACTGTTTGAACCCTTTTTCACCACCAAACCGATGGGGAAAGGGACGGGACTGGGATTGTCCATTAGCTATCAAATTATTGTCGAGAAGCATCAAGGGTTGTTTTCCTGTCGATCAACGATGGAAGAGGGAACGGAGTTTAAAATTGTCCTACCTTTGGATCTGGATGCCACGGCTGAGGGGGAAGAGGGGCACTCGGAGTCGGCAACGATTCCGTTACATCAGGAGAACCGGGACCTGCCACCTCATACCTTAGAACATTGGGCGACTGCCTAA
- the ilvB gene encoding biosynthetic-type acetolactate synthase large subunit, translating to MQVTSVEVKRVSGAFALIDSLKRHGVKHIFGYPGGANLPIYDELYKAEAVGEIQHILVRHEQGAAHAADGYARATGKVGVCLATSGPGATNLVTGIATAYLDSVPMVAITGQVPRAAIGSDAFQEIDIFGITLPIVKHSYVVRDPKDMAQIIAEAFYLASTGRPGPVLIDVPKDVGSQEFDYTPVQPANVSLVGYRPTVKGNNRQIDRALSLIREAERPLLYVGGGAIASGAHGEILELAEHFHLPVSTTLMGKGSFDEHHPLSLGMLGMHGTAYANFAVSDCDLLIAVGARFDDRVTGKLEDFARNAKVIHIDIDPAEVGKNRKPDVPIVGDVRQVLIDLLHRNRELGNGVEEAQTKPWRDRLEQWRHEYPLEIPRPAEGLSPQEVISEIGRQAPTAYYTTDVGQHQMWSAQFLKNGPRRWISSGGLGTMGYGLPAAVGVKKALPDEEVICISGDGSFQMNIQELGTIAQYGIKVKIAILNNGWLGMVRQWQHLFYGDRYEATNLEKGTPDFAKLAEVYGIKSLAVRSREELPGAISQLLAHDGAMLLDIRVTRNEDCYPMVVPGTGNDRMLGLHPHLDESALSNQLTCSACGHLNPVSHKCCSECGTLL from the coding sequence GTGCAAGTAACCAGTGTAGAAGTCAAGCGCGTATCCGGCGCTTTTGCCTTAATTGATAGTTTGAAACGCCACGGTGTCAAGCATATTTTTGGGTATCCAGGTGGCGCGAACCTGCCGATTTATGATGAACTCTATAAGGCGGAAGCGGTTGGAGAAATTCAGCATATTTTGGTCCGACATGAACAAGGTGCAGCTCATGCAGCCGATGGCTATGCCAGGGCTACAGGGAAGGTGGGGGTCTGTTTGGCCACTTCCGGACCCGGTGCAACGAATCTCGTGACGGGGATCGCGACGGCTTATTTAGATTCGGTGCCCATGGTGGCGATTACAGGGCAGGTGCCTCGGGCGGCGATCGGGAGTGATGCGTTTCAAGAAATCGATATTTTCGGGATCACGTTACCGATTGTCAAACACTCTTATGTAGTGCGCGATCCCAAAGATATGGCACAAATTATTGCCGAAGCGTTTTATCTGGCGAGTACGGGAAGACCCGGCCCGGTTTTGATTGATGTTCCGAAAGATGTGGGTAGTCAGGAGTTTGACTATACTCCGGTACAACCGGCGAATGTCAGTTTGGTGGGATACCGTCCTACGGTGAAAGGCAACAACCGGCAAATCGATCGCGCTTTAAGTTTGATTCGGGAGGCAGAACGTCCTTTACTGTATGTCGGCGGTGGGGCGATCGCCTCCGGTGCTCATGGGGAAATTTTGGAACTCGCCGAACATTTCCATCTGCCGGTTAGTACCACTTTGATGGGGAAAGGGTCATTCGATGAGCATCATCCCCTCTCTTTAGGAATGTTAGGAATGCATGGCACAGCCTACGCCAATTTTGCGGTGAGCGATTGTGATTTATTAATTGCCGTCGGTGCCCGGTTTGACGATCGCGTGACGGGCAAGTTAGAGGATTTTGCCCGGAATGCGAAGGTGATTCACATTGATATCGACCCGGCAGAGGTGGGGAAAAACCGCAAACCCGATGTGCCGATTGTTGGGGATGTGCGACAGGTGCTGATTGATTTACTGCACCGAAATCGGGAATTAGGCAATGGGGTGGAGGAAGCACAAACGAAACCCTGGCGCGATCGCCTAGAACAATGGCGTCACGAATATCCCCTAGAAATTCCTCGTCCGGCAGAGGGTCTATCTCCCCAAGAAGTAATTTCTGAAATTGGGCGTCAAGCACCAACGGCCTATTATACCACTGATGTGGGTCAGCATCAAATGTGGTCCGCCCAATTTTTGAAAAATGGGCCGCGTCGGTGGATCTCCAGTGGCGGTTTAGGGACGATGGGATATGGATTACCCGCAGCAGTGGGGGTGAAAAAAGCCTTACCGGATGAAGAGGTGATCTGTATTAGCGGCGATGGTAGTTTCCAGATGAATATCCAGGAACTCGGGACGATCGCCCAATATGGCATCAAGGTAAAAATTGCCATTTTGAATAATGGCTGGTTAGGCATGGTCCGCCAGTGGCAACATTTGTTCTATGGCGATCGCTATGAAGCGACGAATTTGGAGAAAGGAACCCCAGATTTTGCCAAGTTAGCCGAAGTGTATGGCATCAAGAGTTTAGCGGTGCGATCGCGCGAAGAACTCCCCGGGGCAATTTCTCAACTCCTCGCCCATGATGGGGCCATGCTTTTGGATATCCGGGTCACCCGCAACGAAGACTGCTATCCAATGGTGGTCCCCGGTACTGGCAACGATCGGATGCTGGGATTGCACCCTCACTTAGATGAGTCTGCCCTCAGCAATCAACTCACTTGTTCTGCCTGCGGTCATCTTAACCCCGTCAGCCACAAGTGTTGTAGTGAATGTGGCACTCTGTTGTAA